One Proteinivorax tanatarense DNA segment encodes these proteins:
- a CDS encoding ABC transporter permease yields the protein MDEIRAFYEVVTTRTDQLVTYFIQHIQLTLVALFIAVIIAVPLGIALTRSRKLAEPVIGVAALFQTIPSLALLGFMIPFLGIGFLPSIVALTIYGLLPILRNTYTGIMSVDEAAVQAGVGMGMTSMQVLTMVQIPLAMSFIIAGIRTSTVLIVGVATLASLIGGGGLGEFIFRGISTSDPGLILGGAIPAALLALFFDFTIKWLELRATPQGLRK from the coding sequence ATGGATGAAATAAGAGCATTTTATGAAGTGGTGACAACTAGGACAGACCAATTAGTTACTTATTTTATTCAGCATATACAATTAACATTGGTAGCTTTGTTTATTGCAGTTATTATTGCTGTGCCCTTAGGTATAGCTTTAACAAGAAGTAGAAAATTAGCTGAGCCGGTAATAGGAGTGGCGGCTTTATTCCAAACCATTCCATCGTTAGCTTTATTAGGGTTTATGATACCGTTTTTAGGTATTGGCTTTTTACCATCTATTGTAGCCTTGACTATATATGGCTTACTACCAATTCTTCGTAACACTTATACTGGAATAATGTCAGTTGATGAAGCAGCAGTTCAAGCAGGAGTTGGTATGGGGATGACTTCAATGCAGGTGCTTACTATGGTTCAGATTCCTCTAGCAATGTCATTTATAATTGCCGGCATAAGAACCTCTACGGTACTGATAGTGGGAGTAGCTACATTGGCTTCACTTATAGGAGGCGGAGGATTAGGTGAATTTATTTTTAGAGGGATATCTACATCTGATCCCGGTTTGATTTTAGGTGGTGCTATACCAGCAGCATTATTAGCTCTGTTTTTTGATTTCACTATTAAATGGTTGGAACTACGTGCTACACCTCAAGGATTAAGGAAATAA
- a CDS encoding TldD/PmbA family protein gives MELLKLCLNQLKDKGAQKAEVNVSKEIKEEMNINSGEVSLLRSLEEYNIEMTAFIDQKKDVIKLNKIDELSIEQAAMEVTQNAKNSEPDPANDIPNGELKKEFKDSETQLDVEMMHRRLKEFIKDVNEQYDRLVIEEAILEHNKIKSYYQNTGGVELYSEDSQYNFTVMFFAKENKKTSSFNYTVQTTKDLDRAILQLGALSNLLEQSIDHLEPKAIEQKKFTGDVIITPDCMSAMTYFLLSHLSNQYMISGISKFKGKIGEKLLDEKLTIKTEPDSRKLALKDYFGKDGFVNRNDYLFQAGVLKNYLLNYYGALKTGFERGPSTSVYSGIVIEPGDKSFDEMVKSMDQGIILARFSGGQPAPNGDFSGIAKNSYYVKDGKIQYPIKETMISGNLFDMLKDIKAISKERLNNGQTLMPYIQLRNAVISSK, from the coding sequence ATGGAGCTACTTAAACTATGTTTAAATCAATTAAAGGACAAAGGTGCTCAAAAGGCAGAGGTTAATGTAAGCAAAGAAATTAAAGAAGAGATGAATATTAACTCAGGAGAGGTTAGCCTGTTAAGGAGTTTAGAAGAATACAACATAGAAATGACAGCTTTTATCGATCAAAAAAAAGATGTTATAAAGCTTAATAAAATTGATGAGCTTTCTATAGAACAAGCTGCAATGGAAGTTACACAAAATGCTAAAAACTCAGAACCAGACCCAGCTAATGATATTCCAAATGGAGAATTAAAAAAGGAATTTAAGGATAGCGAAACACAATTAGATGTAGAAATGATGCATAGGCGACTTAAGGAATTTATAAAGGATGTAAATGAGCAATATGATAGGTTAGTCATCGAGGAAGCTATTTTAGAGCATAATAAAATAAAAAGTTATTATCAAAATACAGGTGGAGTAGAGCTGTATTCTGAGGATAGTCAGTATAACTTTACTGTAATGTTCTTTGCCAAAGAAAATAAAAAAACGTCTTCTTTTAACTACACGGTTCAAACAACTAAGGATCTAGATAGAGCTATATTGCAATTAGGGGCATTAAGTAATTTGTTAGAACAATCAATTGACCATCTAGAACCAAAGGCTATTGAGCAGAAAAAATTTACGGGTGATGTTATCATAACTCCCGACTGCATGAGTGCAATGACGTACTTTTTGTTATCTCATTTATCTAACCAGTATATGATTTCCGGAATATCTAAGTTTAAAGGAAAAATTGGAGAAAAACTACTAGATGAAAAGCTTACTATAAAAACTGAGCCAGATTCAAGAAAGCTTGCACTTAAAGACTATTTCGGAAAAGATGGCTTTGTTAATAGAAACGACTATCTTTTTCAAGCTGGGGTGCTAAAAAACTATCTCTTAAATTATTACGGCGCTCTTAAAACTGGCTTTGAAAGAGGACCATCAACCTCTGTTTATTCAGGTATAGTAATTGAACCGGGAGATAAGAGTTTTGATGAAATGGTTAAATCTATGGATCAGGGAATCATTTTAGCTAGATTTTCAGGAGGGCAGCCAGCACCAAATGGTGACTTCTCTGGCATAGCAAAAAATAGTTACTATGTTAAGGATGGAAAAATTCAATATCCCATAAAGGAAACGATGATTTCAGGGAACCTGTTTGATATGCTAAAGGACATTAAAGCTATTTCCAAAGAACGCTTAAATAATGGTCAAACACTAATGCCGTATATACAACTTAGAAATGCAGTGATTTCATCAAAATAA
- a CDS encoding 2-hydroxyacid dehydrogenase — translation MSRKKVFITAEIFPEAKEILSKHFDVEVSAKESLTEDEILENSKEIHGLLSLITDPITKKVINSSKKLEGIANYGVGYNNIDIEAANEHNITVTNTPEVLTDATSDLAWALLMAAARKIVPSDEFTRVGKFTGWGANLFLGADIKGKTLGVIGAGRIGQTFAKRSLGFDMKILYHNRSRNRQLEDELNAQYVDKETLLKESDFISLHAPLTEQTYHMIGENELEMMKDSAILINTARGPMIDEKALVLALKQKKIWAAGLDVFEREPKLEEDLNTLDNVVLTPHTGSATYDTRRKMAEIAANNLVRILNGEEPLTPVN, via the coding sequence ATGTCTAGAAAAAAAGTATTCATTACAGCAGAAATTTTTCCAGAAGCGAAGGAAATTTTAAGTAAGCATTTTGATGTTGAGGTAAGCGCGAAAGAAAGCTTAACTGAGGATGAGATATTAGAAAACTCAAAAGAGATTCATGGATTGCTATCATTAATCACAGACCCCATAACAAAAAAGGTTATAAATTCAAGTAAAAAGTTAGAGGGTATAGCTAATTATGGAGTAGGATACAACAACATAGACATCGAAGCAGCTAATGAACACAACATTACAGTAACAAATACTCCTGAAGTGTTAACAGATGCAACTTCAGACTTAGCCTGGGCATTGCTTATGGCAGCGGCAAGGAAGATAGTTCCTTCCGATGAATTTACCAGAGTAGGTAAGTTTACAGGCTGGGGTGCCAATCTTTTTTTAGGTGCTGATATCAAAGGCAAAACTCTAGGAGTTATCGGAGCTGGCCGCATTGGTCAAACTTTTGCAAAAAGAAGTTTAGGTTTTGACATGAAGATTTTGTATCATAATCGTAGCCGCAACAGGCAACTTGAAGATGAACTTAACGCTCAGTATGTTGATAAAGAGACCCTTTTAAAAGAATCGGATTTTATTTCTTTACATGCCCCCTTAACTGAGCAAACTTATCATATGATAGGCGAAAACGAGTTAGAAATGATGAAAGATAGCGCCATATTAATTAATACTGCTAGGGGTCCAATGATTGACGAAAAGGCGCTGGTTTTAGCCCTTAAACAAAAGAAAATTTGGGCGGCTGGTCTTGATGTATTTGAAAGGGAGCCCAAATTAGAGGAAGACCTAAACACCTTAGACAATGTAGTGCTTACTCCACATACAGGAAGTGCTACTTATGATACAAGAAGAAAAATGGCTGAAATTGCTGCGAATAATCTAGTGAGGATTTTGAATGGTGAAGAACCATTAACACCAGTAAACTAA
- a CDS encoding glycine betaine ABC transporter substrate-binding protein: protein MKTYVKILSVLLCVLMLGGCFGLFGGGPDVVIGGKNFTEQDILVFMMEAVIEEHTDLEVQTRPFLGGTDVVAQAIERGDLDIYPEYTGTALINILEMETITDPQEVYDTVSEIYADEKNLIWLEPLGFNNTYALSMRRDHAEELNIETISDLAEYAPDLTLAATHEFLERPDGYAGVQEAYNLEFGDIRGLDPGLTYAAVRDGEGDVNDAFSTDGRIVAFDLKSLDDDRNFFPPYYPAPIVRQDTLEQHPELEDALNKLGGSLDDTTMSELNARVDLEGEDPRDVAREYLRENDIIQ from the coding sequence ATGAAAACTTATGTAAAAATATTAAGCGTGTTGCTATGTGTTTTGATGTTGGGAGGATGTTTTGGACTTTTTGGTGGTGGTCCAGACGTTGTTATAGGAGGGAAAAATTTTACTGAGCAAGATATTTTAGTTTTTATGATGGAAGCTGTAATTGAGGAACACACAGATTTAGAAGTTCAAACCCGGCCCTTCTTAGGTGGGACTGACGTAGTCGCACAAGCAATTGAAAGAGGAGATTTAGATATCTACCCAGAATATACTGGCACAGCTTTAATTAATATTTTAGAAATGGAGACTATAACCGACCCTCAGGAAGTCTATGATACTGTTAGTGAAATATATGCAGATGAGAAAAACCTAATTTGGCTTGAACCATTGGGTTTTAATAACACCTACGCACTATCTATGAGAAGAGATCATGCAGAAGAACTTAATATAGAAACCATAAGTGACCTAGCTGAATATGCTCCTGACTTGACTTTGGCAGCGACCCATGAGTTTTTAGAGCGTCCTGATGGTTATGCGGGAGTACAAGAAGCCTACAACTTAGAGTTTGGAGATATAAGGGGATTAGACCCAGGTCTTACCTATGCTGCTGTCAGAGATGGTGAAGGTGATGTAAATGATGCTTTCTCCACAGATGGGAGAATAGTAGCTTTTGATTTAAAATCCTTAGATGACGATAGAAATTTTTTTCCTCCATATTATCCAGCGCCAATAGTAAGGCAGGACACTTTAGAACAGCATCCAGAACTTGAGGACGCATTAAATAAACTGGGTGGTTCGTTGGATGATACCACAATGTCAGAACTTAATGCAAGGGTTGATTTGGAGGGAGAAGACCCCAGAGACGTTGCAAGAGAATATTTGAGAGAAAATGATATAATCCAGTAG
- a CDS encoding glycine betaine ABC transporter substrate-binding protein: MRKLTFILILALPLIFIGCSSNDEDVISIGGKDFTEQDILVYITGELIQEQTDLEVNYETWLGGTNVVDGALQRGDLDMYVEYTGTALINLLDLELVNDPQEAYDIVASEYEEMGIKWLEPLGFNNTYVLSMREDKAQQLGVETISDLKEHADDLTLGATHEFLERVDGYQGLQETYGFEFGSTAGFDPGLTYAAVRDGNADVNDAFATDGRIIAFNLKMLEDDKNFFPPYYAAPIIRKDTLEAHPELEEVLNLLAGRIDDETMSSLNARVDLEDEQARDVARDWLQSEGLIE, from the coding sequence ATGCGTAAACTTACTTTTATATTAATTTTAGCATTACCTTTAATTTTTATAGGGTGTTCAAGTAATGATGAGGATGTTATTTCTATTGGAGGTAAAGATTTTACTGAACAGGACATTCTAGTTTATATTACTGGAGAGCTTATACAAGAACAAACTGATCTTGAGGTAAACTATGAAACATGGTTAGGAGGTACAAATGTAGTTGATGGTGCCTTGCAGCGAGGAGATTTAGATATGTATGTTGAATATACAGGTACCGCTTTAATTAATTTACTTGACTTAGAGTTAGTTAATGATCCGCAGGAAGCTTATGACATCGTTGCTAGTGAGTATGAAGAGATGGGTATCAAGTGGCTAGAACCTCTGGGCTTTAACAATACCTATGTATTATCTATGCGTGAAGATAAGGCACAACAGTTAGGTGTAGAAACTATTAGCGACTTAAAAGAGCATGCTGATGATTTAACCTTAGGAGCGACCCATGAATTTTTAGAGAGAGTTGATGGTTATCAAGGATTGCAAGAAACTTATGGTTTTGAGTTTGGAAGCACTGCAGGTTTTGATCCTGGTTTAACATACGCTGCAGTAAGAGATGGAAATGCTGATGTAAATGATGCATTTGCTACAGATGGTAGAATAATTGCGTTTAACCTAAAAATGCTTGAAGATGACAAAAATTTCTTTCCACCGTATTACGCAGCTCCAATTATTAGAAAAGATACTTTAGAGGCTCATCCTGAGTTAGAGGAAGTATTAAACTTGTTAGCAGGCCGCATAGATGATGAGACAATGTCAAGCTTAAATGCGAGGGTGGATTTAGAAGATGAACAAGCTAGAGACGTTGCAAGAGATTGGTTACAATCAGAAGGATTGATAGAGTAA
- a CDS encoding ABC transporter ATP-binding protein, with the protein MIKFQNVRKIYEDGFEALKGINLDVKKGELLVLIGPSGCGKTTTMRMINRLTEPSEGAIYLNGTDIKESDPVLLRRDIGYVIQSIGLLPHMTIGENVALVPKLKKTHKEKYEQKVDELLKMVGLEPDTYKERYPTELSGGQQQRIGVIRALAADPPVILMDEPFSALDPISREQLQDELVNLQEEIKKTIVFVTHDMDEALKIADRICFMKEGEIVQVDTPENILRRPANQFVSEFIGEDRLKDDVHLPAINKVMDKPIKERPSKGLAGALKTMRKNKVDSLIVTERNKFKGVASVWSVQKNFTDETKNLGDIVDSDIPTVQVNQPLEDVVELINKHNMSFVPVLDEEQFVVGVVTRASLVEVMEDKYL; encoded by the coding sequence ATGATAAAATTTCAAAATGTACGAAAGATATACGAAGATGGATTCGAAGCGCTAAAAGGTATAAATCTTGATGTTAAAAAGGGAGAATTACTTGTGCTAATAGGACCAAGTGGTTGTGGTAAGACCACTACCATGAGAATGATAAATAGGCTTACAGAACCTTCAGAAGGGGCTATTTATTTAAATGGTACGGATATAAAAGAATCAGATCCAGTTCTTTTAAGAAGGGATATAGGCTATGTAATACAAAGTATTGGACTATTACCCCACATGACAATAGGTGAGAATGTAGCGTTGGTTCCTAAATTAAAGAAAACCCACAAAGAGAAATATGAACAAAAAGTTGATGAATTATTAAAAATGGTAGGTTTGGAACCAGATACATATAAGGAACGTTACCCAACAGAGTTAAGTGGAGGGCAGCAACAACGTATTGGTGTTATTAGGGCACTGGCAGCTGACCCACCGGTTATTTTAATGGATGAACCTTTTAGTGCTTTAGATCCAATTAGTAGGGAGCAGTTACAGGATGAGCTTGTTAACTTACAGGAGGAAATAAAAAAGACAATAGTTTTTGTCACTCATGATATGGACGAAGCCCTAAAGATAGCTGACAGAATTTGCTTTATGAAAGAGGGCGAGATTGTTCAAGTTGATACCCCTGAAAATATTTTGCGTAGACCAGCTAACCAATTTGTAAGCGAGTTTATTGGTGAAGATAGGTTAAAAGATGACGTGCATCTTCCAGCTATTAATAAAGTTATGGATAAACCAATTAAAGAAAGGCCTTCAAAAGGCCTGGCTGGAGCCTTGAAAACCATGCGAAAAAATAAGGTTGATAGTTTAATAGTTACAGAACGTAATAAGTTTAAAGGAGTAGCTAGTGTTTGGAGTGTGCAGAAAAATTTTACAGATGAGACAAAAAATTTAGGAGATATTGTTGACTCAGATATTCCAACTGTACAAGTTAATCAGCCTCTTGAAGACGTAGTTGAATTAATTAACAAGCATAATATGTCATTTGTACCTGTACTTGATGAAGAACAATTTGTCGTTGGTGTTGTAACTAGAGCCAGTCTTGTAGAGGTTATGGAGGATAAGTATTTATAA
- a CDS encoding TldD/PmbA family protein: MKLDYLRGFQDCFTDHTELRLQKNSNVAIALVNGNLVRNEKNTSSGISSRIYHKGVFGFAASPKIDEESVKKVLNKAKENAYRLSSLEKKNKGPLPHESFEVTKDFSTKKNLVSRKEMIDFLKALHQYATSTYKDLKSSTFVINNLDMEKSLLTSFGAAGYTLTPRTIVMISLSLEKDGVTYDSYEVLGGLGQYEDYFDNPKDLFVKVDETYKKVREKSEGVYPEAGYRDVILDSNLAGILAHEAIGHTTEADMVKSGSVAKDYLGQKVASELVTLVDFAYEYNGDICPVPVYIDDEGTKPKDAVIIQDGILKNFMNNKDLSVDLGHQPTGNARAYAFSDEPLVRMRNTAILPGKDNLEDMIASIDDGYYLTKPSNGQADSTSEFMFGVPNGYEIKRGKITRAIKDTTISGVAFDMLKTITMVSDEMSWSNSGMCGKKQGIPVGMGGPAIKCKINIGGR; the protein is encoded by the coding sequence GTGAAGTTAGATTATTTAAGGGGTTTTCAAGACTGTTTCACAGACCATACCGAGCTACGGCTTCAAAAAAACTCTAATGTAGCTATAGCACTTGTAAATGGAAATCTAGTTCGCAACGAGAAAAACACATCAAGTGGGATTTCTTCTAGAATTTATCACAAGGGTGTATTTGGGTTTGCAGCCAGCCCCAAAATTGATGAGGAATCGGTGAAAAAAGTTTTAAATAAAGCTAAAGAAAATGCCTACAGGCTTTCTAGCTTAGAAAAGAAAAATAAAGGCCCATTACCCCATGAATCATTTGAGGTAACTAAGGATTTTTCCACCAAGAAAAACTTAGTGTCGCGCAAAGAAATGATTGATTTTTTAAAAGCCTTACATCAATATGCTACTTCCACTTATAAAGACTTAAAATCATCCACTTTTGTAATAAATAACCTGGATATGGAAAAAAGTTTGTTAACTTCTTTTGGGGCTGCAGGTTATACCTTAACCCCTCGGACCATAGTCATGATAAGTCTATCCCTTGAAAAAGATGGAGTTACGTACGATTCCTATGAAGTTTTAGGAGGGCTAGGGCAATACGAAGATTATTTTGATAACCCTAAAGATTTATTTGTAAAAGTTGATGAAACCTATAAAAAGGTGCGGGAAAAATCAGAGGGTGTATATCCTGAAGCTGGTTATAGAGACGTTATTTTAGACTCAAATCTTGCGGGGATTTTAGCCCATGAAGCAATTGGCCACACCACAGAAGCTGATATGGTTAAAAGCGGTTCAGTTGCAAAAGATTATTTAGGTCAAAAAGTGGCTAGCGAGCTAGTTACCCTAGTGGATTTTGCATATGAGTATAATGGTGATATTTGCCCAGTTCCCGTTTATATTGATGATGAAGGTACAAAGCCTAAAGATGCCGTTATCATACAAGATGGTATCTTGAAAAACTTCATGAATAATAAAGACCTATCTGTAGATTTAGGGCATCAGCCTACCGGTAATGCAAGAGCATATGCATTTTCTGACGAGCCGCTAGTTAGAATGAGAAACACAGCAATCTTGCCAGGAAAAGATAACTTAGAAGATATGATAGCGTCTATAGATGATGGATATTATTTAACCAAACCAAGTAACGGTCAGGCAGATTCTACTAGTGAGTTTATGTTTGGAGTGCCAAATGGATACGAGATAAAAAGAGGCAAAATCACAAGAGCTATCAAAGATACAACAATCTCTGGAGTAGCATTTGACATGCTAAAAACAATAACCATGGTTTCTGATGAAATGTCTTGGAGCAATTCAGGAATGTGTGGTAAAAAACAAGGTATTCCTGTAGGAATGGGTGGACCTGCTATAAAATGTAAAATCAATATAGGAGGACGGTAA
- a CDS encoding ABC transporter permease, whose product MDGLLDFFEIVTTRTDELILYLLQHLQLSMISLAIVVVIAVPLGIVLTRYKRFAEPVIGITAIFQTIPSLALLGFMIPILGLGIWPAIVALTMYGLLPILRNTYTGISEVDPSIIEAGRGMGMTDMQILFKIQLPLSLSVIMAGIRTSTVLIIGVATLASLAGSGGLGEFIFRGISTSRDGLILAGAIPAALLAIAFDTGIKQLEILSTPKGLRK is encoded by the coding sequence ATGGATGGATTACTAGATTTTTTTGAAATAGTGACCACACGAACAGATGAATTGATATTGTACTTACTTCAACATTTGCAACTTTCAATGATTTCATTGGCAATTGTAGTTGTAATTGCAGTGCCGTTGGGGATTGTTTTAACAAGATACAAAAGATTTGCAGAGCCAGTTATAGGCATTACAGCCATTTTTCAAACTATACCATCACTAGCGTTACTAGGATTTATGATCCCAATTTTAGGCTTGGGAATTTGGCCCGCTATAGTAGCTCTTACTATGTATGGATTACTTCCTATATTAAGAAATACTTATACTGGAATTTCGGAAGTTGACCCCTCGATTATTGAGGCTGGAAGAGGTATGGGAATGACGGATATGCAAATTCTTTTTAAAATACAACTTCCGTTATCTTTATCAGTTATAATGGCAGGGATTAGGACTTCTACAGTTCTTATAATTGGAGTTGCTACTTTAGCGTCTTTAGCGGGATCTGGCGGACTTGGTGAATTTATTTTTAGAGGGATTTCAACAAGTAGAGATGGTTTAATTTTAGCAGGCGCAATACCTGCAGCTCTATTGGCTATAGCTTTTGATACTGGCATAAAACAGCTAGAAATTTTATCGACCCCTAAAGGGTTGAGAAAATAA
- a CDS encoding ABC transporter ATP-binding protein — MIKFEGISKVFADGFRALDSISFEVKKGELMVLIGPSGSGKTTTMRMINRLIEPTEGRVVIDGDDVTKIDPVYLRRNIGYVIQHIGLLPHMTIADNVALVPKLKKMDKKDYTDKVDELLDMVGLDPKTYKDRYPTELSGGQQQRIGVIRALAADPPIILMDEPFSALDPISREQLQEELVKLQEEIKKIIVFVTHDMDEALKIADRICLMKDGKVIQLDTPERILRYPKDEFVRSFIGEDRLKESETLPELSELIDKAITAKPNQGFFEAVKKMRKYKVDKLVITEKDKYLGVAGVWQIQKHYRNEEMNLGDVMDKEYPAVNVNTPTEEVVELVNKHDSSFLPVLDESKSIKGVVTRASIVEVMTNMYLEDGGEL, encoded by the coding sequence ATGATTAAATTTGAAGGTATTTCAAAGGTTTTTGCTGATGGATTTAGAGCTTTAGACTCTATATCTTTTGAAGTTAAAAAAGGTGAGCTTATGGTACTTATAGGACCAAGTGGGTCAGGGAAAACCACTACCATGCGGATGATAAATCGACTTATAGAGCCTACAGAAGGAAGGGTAGTTATTGATGGTGATGATGTAACTAAAATAGACCCTGTATATTTAAGAAGAAATATTGGATATGTTATACAGCATATCGGTCTTCTTCCGCATATGACTATAGCTGACAATGTAGCACTAGTTCCAAAATTAAAAAAAATGGACAAAAAAGATTATACAGATAAAGTAGATGAACTATTGGATATGGTAGGACTAGATCCTAAAACTTATAAAGATAGGTATCCTACTGAACTTAGCGGTGGGCAACAACAAAGAATAGGAGTTATAAGAGCATTAGCAGCTGATCCTCCCATAATTTTGATGGATGAACCTTTCAGCGCGTTAGACCCTATTAGTAGAGAACAACTCCAAGAAGAACTCGTTAAATTACAAGAAGAAATTAAAAAGATTATAGTTTTCGTCACTCACGATATGGATGAAGCCTTAAAAATTGCTGACAGAATTTGTCTCATGAAAGATGGTAAAGTTATTCAGCTTGACACCCCGGAGAGAATCCTAAGATATCCCAAAGATGAGTTTGTTAGGTCATTTATAGGTGAAGATAGATTGAAGGAATCCGAAACGTTACCTGAACTTAGTGAACTTATAGATAAGGCAATTACTGCAAAACCTAACCAGGGTTTTTTTGAAGCCGTTAAAAAAATGCGTAAGTACAAAGTGGATAAGTTAGTAATCACAGAAAAAGACAAATACTTAGGAGTAGCAGGGGTTTGGCAAATCCAAAAACATTATAGAAATGAAGAAATGAATTTAGGAGATGTAATGGATAAGGAGTATCCAGCAGTTAATGTAAATACTCCAACAGAAGAGGTGGTTGAACTTGTCAATAAACATGATAGTTCTTTTTTGCCAGTTTTAGATGAGTCAAAAAGTATAAAAGGTGTAGTTACCAGGGCTAGTATAGTAGAAGTTATGACTAATATGTACCTTGAAGATGGAGGAGAGTTATAA
- a CDS encoding VOC family protein: MVTNWTGMVAFYGTDDLEKTHKFYHELLGLNLYKDQGLCKIYSVREGGKIGFCSHLEVLTKEKSPIITLLTDDVDKVYKSLINFGLDVPKPKVNPKFNIYHFFTKDPNGYSLEIQKFLD, encoded by the coding sequence ATGGTTACAAACTGGACTGGAATGGTAGCTTTTTATGGAACCGATGACTTAGAGAAAACACATAAATTTTATCATGAACTTCTTGGTCTTAATCTTTACAAAGATCAAGGTTTATGTAAGATTTACTCAGTAAGAGAAGGGGGTAAAATAGGCTTTTGTAGTCACTTAGAGGTATTAACTAAAGAGAAAAGCCCTATAATAACCTTACTTACCGATGATGTAGACAAAGTTTATAAAAGTCTTATAAATTTTGGCTTAGATGTTCCCAAACCAAAAGTTAACCCAAAATTTAACATATACCACTTTTTCACAAAAGACCCAAATGGTTATTCTCTAGAAATACAAAAATTCTTAGATTAG